A window of Malaclemys terrapin pileata isolate rMalTer1 chromosome 14, rMalTer1.hap1, whole genome shotgun sequence contains these coding sequences:
- the CTRL gene encoding chymotrypsin-like protease CTRL-1 encodes MAFLHAALCLALLASASGCGVPAIRPVVNSLQRIVNGENAVPGSWPWQVSLQDSTGFHFCGGSLINQNWVVTAAHCQVRARTHFAILGEYDRSSGAEPIQVKSIAKAITHPYWNANTMNNDITLLKLASPAQLGARVSPVCLATASESLAANPTCVTTGWGRTSGTASGGAVRLQQVALPLVTVSQCQQYWGSRITSSMICAGGAGASSCQGDSGGPLVYLKGGAWTLIGIVSWGTSNCNVRTPAMYGRVSAFRTWIDSVLASN; translated from the exons ATGGCTTTCCTGCACGCGGCTCTCTGCCTGGCCCTCCTGGCAAGCGCCTCCG GCTGTGGGGTCCCCGCGATCAGACCAGTCGTGAACAGCTTGCAGAGAATCGTCAATGGGGAGAACGCGGTGCCCGGTTCCTGGCCTTGGCAAGTGTCCCTGCAG GACAGCACCGGCTTCCACTTCTGCGGCGGCTCCCTGATCAACCAGAACTGGGTGGTGACGGCTGCCCACTGCCAAGTCAG AGCCAGGACTCACTTTGCCATCCTTGGGGAGTACGACAGGAGCTCCGGAGCTGAGCCAATCCAGGTCAAGTCCATTGCCAAG GCGATCACCCACCCCTACTGGAACGCCAACACCATGAACAACGACATTACCCTGCTGAAGCTCGCCTCCCCCGCCCAGCTGGGCGCCCGCGTGTCCCCCGTCTGCCTGGCAACAGCCAGTGAGTCGCTCGCAGCCAACCCCACCTGCGTCACCACCGGCTGGGGGCGGACCAGCGGCACCG CGAGCGGTGGGGCCGTCCGGCTGCAGCAGGTGGCCCTGCCCCTGGTCACGGTGAGCCAGTGCCAGCAATACTGGGGCAGCCGCATCACCAGCTCCATGATCTGTGCTGGGGGGGCCGGCGCCTCCTCCTGCCAG GGGGACTCGGGCGGCCCACTCGTGTACCTGAAAGGGGGGGCCTGGACCCTGATCGGGATCGTCTCCTGGGGGACTAGCAACTGCAACGTCCGGACGCCCGCCATGTACGGCCGAGTCAGCGCCTTCCGCACCTGGATCGACAGCGTCCTGGCCTCCAACTAG